One Primulina huaijiensis isolate GDHJ02 chromosome 5, ASM1229523v2, whole genome shotgun sequence DNA segment encodes these proteins:
- the LOC140976734 gene encoding diacylglycerol kinase 5-like isoform X2 — protein MESADLDSEKFVKEFYIPSYILVSDSEAECLPNVPECPVLVFINSKSGGQLGGDLLVTYRTILNKNQVFDLGEESPNNVLNRLFINLEKLKLNGDEFAFELEKKLKIIVAGGDGTAGWLLGVVSDLKLTQPPPIATVPLGTGNNIPFAFGWGKKNPGTHRNSVLSFLDQVRKAREMKIDSWHILMRMSAPKEGSCDPIAPLELPHSLHAFHKVSSSDDLNVEGCNTFRGGFWNYFSMGMDAQVSYSFHTERKLHPEKFKNQLRNQSTYAKIGCSQGWFLAPIARPSSRNIAQLCKLKVVKRHGDWQDLHIPHSIRSIVCLNLPSFSGGLNPWGTPNINKRCDRDLTAPYVDDGLIEIVGFRDAWHGLVLLAPNGHGTRLAQAHRIRFEFHKGAADHTYMRIDGEPWKHPLPFDDDTIIVEISHLGQVKMLATHDCRSRCIMDPSSSIPQDADERDSDNEDDSVGDEWRKFGAADTFRIPDDVDVSHLS, from the exons ATGGAAAGTGCTGATCTTGATTCAGAGAAATTTGTGAAGGAGTTTTATATCCCTAGCTATATACTTGTGTCTGACTCGGAAGCTGAGTGTTTACCTAATGTACCTGAGTGCCCTGTTTTGGTATTTATCAATTCCAAAAGTGGTGGTCAGCTTGGTGGAGATCTTCTCGTTACTTACCGAACCATACTTAATAAAAACCAG GTGTTTGATCTAGGAGAAGAATCTCCCAACAATGTTCTGAATAGGCTTTTTATCAACCTGGAAAAGCTCAAGCTTAATGGTGATGAATTTGCTTTTGAACTTGAGAAGAAGTTAAAAATAATA GTTGCCGGGGGAGATGGTACAGCTGGCTGGCTTCTTGGAGTGGTTTCTGATCTAAAATTGACTCAGCCGCCACCTATAGCTACTGTGCCTTTGGGAACTGGAAATAATATTCCATTTGCATTCGGATGG GGTAAGAAAAATCCCGGAACACATCGTAATTCTGTGCTCTCATTCTTGGATCAAGTGCGGAAAGCAAGAGAAATGAAGATCGATAG TTGGCATATTCTAATGCGGATGAGTGCACCAAAAGAAGGCTCATGTGATCCAATTGCCCCTTTGGAGTTGCCACATTCATTGCATGCATTTCACAAGGTTTCTTCATCAGATGATCTCAATGTG GAAGGTTGTAATACATTCCGTGGTGGATTTTGGAATTACTTCAGCATGG GAATGGACGCACAAGTGTCTTATTCATTCCACACAGAGAGAAAGCTGCATcctgaaaaattcaaaaaccagCTACGTAATCAg AGTACATATGCAAAGATTGGATGCTCACAGGGATGGTTTCTGGCTCCTATTGCTCGCCCTTCTTCTAG GAATATAGCCCAACTTTGCAAGCTGAAGGTCGTGAAAAGACATGGTGATTGGCAAGACCTCCACATTCCTCATAG CATCAGGTCAATTGTATGTCTTAACTTGCCGAGTTTTTCTGGTGGACTAAACCCTTGGGGAACTCCAAATATTAACAAACGATGTGAT AGAGACTTGACTGCCCCTTACGTAGACGATGGCCTTATCGAGATTGTTGGCTTTAGAGATGCTTGGCATGGACTTGTTCTACTTGCTCCAAACGGACATGGGACACGTCTAGCACAG GCACACCGTATCCGCTTTGAGTTCCATAAGGGTGCAGCTGACCACACATACATGAGGATTGATGGGGAACCATGGAAGCATCCTCTTCCATTTGATGATGACACAATAATTGTAGAAATTTCTCATCTTGGCCAAGTTAAGATGCTTGCTACACACGATTGTAGATCCAGATGTATTATGGACCCATCATCTTCTATTCCCCAAGATGCTGATGAAAGGGATAGTGACAACGAAGACGACTCTGTTGGAGATGAATGGAGAAAATTCGGGGCAGCAGACACGTTCAGGATTCCAGATGACGTCGATGTTTCTCATCTCAGTTAG
- the LOC140976734 gene encoding diacylglycerol kinase 5-like isoform X1 yields the protein MESADLDSEKFVKEFYIPSYILVSDSEAECLPNVPECPVLVFINSKSGGQLGGDLLVTYRTILNKNQVFDLGEESPNNVLNRLFINLEKLKLNGDEFAFELEKKLKIIVAGGDGTAGWLLGVVSDLKLTQPPPIATVPLGTGNNIPFAFGWGKKNPGTHRNSVLSFLDQVRKAREMKIDSKFTDSIYLPETVGLSWSSSWHILMRMSAPKEGSCDPIAPLELPHSLHAFHKVSSSDDLNVEGCNTFRGGFWNYFSMGMDAQVSYSFHTERKLHPEKFKNQLRNQSTYAKIGCSQGWFLAPIARPSSRNIAQLCKLKVVKRHGDWQDLHIPHSIRSIVCLNLPSFSGGLNPWGTPNINKRCDRDLTAPYVDDGLIEIVGFRDAWHGLVLLAPNGHGTRLAQAHRIRFEFHKGAADHTYMRIDGEPWKHPLPFDDDTIIVEISHLGQVKMLATHDCRSRCIMDPSSSIPQDADERDSDNEDDSVGDEWRKFGAADTFRIPDDVDVSHLS from the exons ATGGAAAGTGCTGATCTTGATTCAGAGAAATTTGTGAAGGAGTTTTATATCCCTAGCTATATACTTGTGTCTGACTCGGAAGCTGAGTGTTTACCTAATGTACCTGAGTGCCCTGTTTTGGTATTTATCAATTCCAAAAGTGGTGGTCAGCTTGGTGGAGATCTTCTCGTTACTTACCGAACCATACTTAATAAAAACCAG GTGTTTGATCTAGGAGAAGAATCTCCCAACAATGTTCTGAATAGGCTTTTTATCAACCTGGAAAAGCTCAAGCTTAATGGTGATGAATTTGCTTTTGAACTTGAGAAGAAGTTAAAAATAATA GTTGCCGGGGGAGATGGTACAGCTGGCTGGCTTCTTGGAGTGGTTTCTGATCTAAAATTGACTCAGCCGCCACCTATAGCTACTGTGCCTTTGGGAACTGGAAATAATATTCCATTTGCATTCGGATGG GGTAAGAAAAATCCCGGAACACATCGTAATTCTGTGCTCTCATTCTTGGATCAAGTGCGGAAAGCAAGAGAAATGAAGATCGATAG TAAATTTACAGATTCTATATATCTCCCTGAGACAGTTGGCTTGTCATGGTCTTCCAGTTGGCATATTCTAATGCGGATGAGTGCACCAAAAGAAGGCTCATGTGATCCAATTGCCCCTTTGGAGTTGCCACATTCATTGCATGCATTTCACAAGGTTTCTTCATCAGATGATCTCAATGTG GAAGGTTGTAATACATTCCGTGGTGGATTTTGGAATTACTTCAGCATGG GAATGGACGCACAAGTGTCTTATTCATTCCACACAGAGAGAAAGCTGCATcctgaaaaattcaaaaaccagCTACGTAATCAg AGTACATATGCAAAGATTGGATGCTCACAGGGATGGTTTCTGGCTCCTATTGCTCGCCCTTCTTCTAG GAATATAGCCCAACTTTGCAAGCTGAAGGTCGTGAAAAGACATGGTGATTGGCAAGACCTCCACATTCCTCATAG CATCAGGTCAATTGTATGTCTTAACTTGCCGAGTTTTTCTGGTGGACTAAACCCTTGGGGAACTCCAAATATTAACAAACGATGTGAT AGAGACTTGACTGCCCCTTACGTAGACGATGGCCTTATCGAGATTGTTGGCTTTAGAGATGCTTGGCATGGACTTGTTCTACTTGCTCCAAACGGACATGGGACACGTCTAGCACAG GCACACCGTATCCGCTTTGAGTTCCATAAGGGTGCAGCTGACCACACATACATGAGGATTGATGGGGAACCATGGAAGCATCCTCTTCCATTTGATGATGACACAATAATTGTAGAAATTTCTCATCTTGGCCAAGTTAAGATGCTTGCTACACACGATTGTAGATCCAGATGTATTATGGACCCATCATCTTCTATTCCCCAAGATGCTGATGAAAGGGATAGTGACAACGAAGACGACTCTGTTGGAGATGAATGGAGAAAATTCGGGGCAGCAGACACGTTCAGGATTCCAGATGACGTCGATGTTTCTCATCTCAGTTAG